In a genomic window of Helianthus annuus cultivar XRQ/B chromosome 10, HanXRQr2.0-SUNRISE, whole genome shotgun sequence:
- the LOC118482669 gene encoding uncharacterized protein LOC118482669, producing MNTYLFVVFVGDVKSSKSASRFSVSDLQEYASSRSLKEELTASPSILFPKSMSTRGKGAKKRKTVEPTKGLPLIERPLQEYVSEKFVEVQILLDQHLAKAEQKNLDFQQMFLAKDKKISSLKKEINLLQKELVLAQITA from the exons ATGAATACTTATCTGTTTGTTGTGTTTGTAGGCGACGTAAAATCCTCAAAGTCTGCTTCCAGGTTTAGCGTGAGTGATCTTCAAGAGTATGCCTCCTCAAGGTCTCTCAAAGAGGAGCTAACTGCAAGCCCAAGCATCCTGTTTCCTAAGAGCATGAGCACAAGGGGCAAGGGTGCCAAAAAGAGAAAGACTGTTGAGCCCACTAAAGGCCTCCCTCTCATAGAACGTCCGCTTCAGGAATACGTCTCTGAG AAATTTGTTGAGGTTCAGATCCTCCTTGATCAACATCTGGCAAAAGCCGAGCAGAAAAACCTGGATTTCCAGCAGATGTTCCTTGCCAAAGATAAAAAGATCTCTTCCCTTAAAAAAGAGATAAACCTACTGCAGAAGGAATTGGTCCTTGCTCAGATCACAGCCTAG